Proteins found in one Streptococcus iniae genomic segment:
- a CDS encoding energy-coupling factor transporter transmembrane component T — protein MTLDVRTKLCLLLLANACLFFRIEGYLAHLIIGSFLGILALLGQKRLSISLGTVYLILLVFSVIDVDVVSYQLIRFLAFFALAGKLLFPSLLAAFILLKTTTVYELVHGLRKCRVPELVLLTFAVMVRFLPTIKQESKVIHRALKIRGIYLTKWQIFRYPSRYLEYILVPLLLSLVRNSQHLTIASLTKGLALKNATSECFVSQLTWKDWGIQFWSLITILYMMMQSL, from the coding sequence ATGACCTTAGATGTTCGTACCAAATTGTGTTTGTTGTTGTTAGCAAATGCATGCCTCTTCTTTCGAATTGAGGGGTATTTAGCCCACCTTATCATTGGAAGCTTTTTAGGGATTTTGGCTTTATTAGGGCAAAAAAGACTATCAATTAGTTTAGGAACGGTTTATCTTATTTTGCTTGTTTTTAGTGTCATTGATGTGGATGTGGTTTCTTATCAGCTGATTCGTTTTTTAGCTTTTTTTGCACTAGCAGGAAAGTTGCTTTTTCCTTCCTTATTGGCAGCTTTTATTCTGCTTAAAACAACTACGGTTTATGAGTTGGTTCATGGGCTACGTAAGTGTAGGGTGCCTGAGCTTGTTTTATTGACCTTTGCAGTTATGGTTCGTTTTTTACCGACAATTAAACAAGAAAGTAAAGTTATCCATAGGGCTTTAAAAATTCGTGGCATTTATTTGACTAAGTGGCAAATTTTCCGCTATCCTAGTCGATATTTAGAGTATATATTGGTGCCATTGTTGTTGTCCTTGGTGAGGAATAGTCAGCATTTAACCATTGCCAGCTTAACGAAGGGATTAGCACTCAAAAATGCAACGAGTGAATGTTTTGTGTCACAGCTAACTTGGAAAGATTGGGGGATACAGTTTTGGAGTTTAATAACCATTCTTTACATGATGATGCAATCATTGTAG
- a CDS encoding amino acid ABC transporter ATP-binding/permease protein: MLKKKDKTPALVWRLLRMMAKLLPWISLAVICALLGFLVTIAVPSSLAYLALEAYKGKEIPFNYLYGFVVLAFLRGIFRYGEHYFGHFVAFHSLAAFRRIIFSKLRALSPGHLDRQDSGRLLKMIGEDIEALEIFFAHTIAPVITALLSAICILSYFGTMSWFLSLLAAFTYALLALVIPMLFAKGLEPLLSQQNQSRLSYMSHFLENLRTVRDLLQCHQMPQELKGLAKKSKTVNALDRRVGQVQWLHTAATFLTLGLAILAFALVALFELKHEALSYTQALMAFVAFTASFSPFLELGRLPLAFKRSMNAASNIFSLLDEEVMQDKGEKSLSSLDSISVDHLAFSYPNSQELVYQNLSLHLNDKGIIGIKGQSGAGKSTLAKLLMKWYNWSSGDIFLSGQNSLDLNAAHLQSRFAYVPQNPQLFQQTLRENLTFGRTDISDETLLELAESCGMKERILACEKGLDTLIGQVDFFSAGEKQRLELMRALLKEADAYIFDEPTSHLDSLNEAILLDLIRKHCNGFVFLISHRASTLACADQVFELENGILKEVTPYETLKD; encoded by the coding sequence ATGTTAAAGAAAAAAGATAAGACACCAGCGCTCGTTTGGCGATTGCTTAGGATGATGGCGAAACTTTTGCCTTGGATAAGTTTAGCTGTTATCTGCGCCTTGCTTGGTTTTTTGGTAACCATAGCAGTTCCAAGTTCCTTAGCTTACCTTGCTTTAGAGGCTTATAAAGGCAAGGAGATTCCTTTTAATTACCTGTATGGTTTTGTTGTTTTGGCATTTTTAAGAGGGATCTTCCGGTACGGGGAACATTATTTTGGGCATTTTGTTGCTTTTCACAGTTTAGCAGCATTTCGCCGCATCATTTTTAGCAAATTACGGGCTTTATCACCTGGGCATTTGGATAGACAAGACAGTGGACGTTTGTTAAAAATGATTGGAGAAGATATTGAGGCACTGGAGATATTCTTTGCTCATACCATTGCTCCTGTTATCACAGCTCTCTTATCAGCTATTTGCATTCTTAGCTATTTTGGAACAATGAGCTGGTTTTTATCATTGCTTGCGGCTTTTACCTATGCCTTATTGGCTTTAGTTATACCTATGCTTTTTGCTAAAGGACTTGAACCGTTACTTAGTCAGCAGAATCAGAGCCGGCTAAGTTATATGTCGCATTTTCTAGAAAATCTCAGAACAGTCAGAGATCTCTTGCAGTGCCATCAAATGCCTCAGGAATTAAAGGGGTTAGCTAAGAAGAGTAAAACTGTCAATGCCTTAGATCGTCGCGTTGGACAAGTTCAATGGTTGCATACTGCGGCAACTTTCTTGACCTTGGGGCTTGCTATTTTAGCTTTTGCTCTTGTGGCACTTTTCGAACTTAAACATGAGGCCCTAAGCTACACTCAGGCACTAATGGCCTTTGTGGCTTTTACAGCTTCTTTCTCTCCATTTTTAGAATTAGGCCGTTTGCCGCTTGCCTTCAAACGCTCAATGAATGCTGCAAGTAATATTTTTTCATTGTTAGATGAAGAAGTTATGCAAGATAAGGGGGAAAAATCACTGAGTTCCCTTGACTCTATTAGCGTTGACCATTTGGCCTTTTCTTATCCCAATAGTCAGGAGCTTGTTTATCAAAATCTATCTTTACATTTAAATGATAAAGGCATTATTGGTATAAAAGGGCAGTCGGGTGCAGGGAAGTCAACTTTGGCGAAATTGCTCATGAAATGGTATAATTGGAGTTCCGGAGATATTTTTTTAAGCGGGCAAAATAGCCTGGACTTGAATGCGGCTCACTTGCAATCACGTTTTGCTTATGTTCCTCAAAATCCACAACTTTTTCAACAAACGTTGCGGGAAAATTTGACCTTTGGACGGACAGATATTTCAGATGAAACCTTATTGGAATTGGCAGAATCTTGTGGGATGAAAGAGCGCATCTTAGCTTGTGAAAAGGGATTAGACACACTTATTGGACAGGTTGATTTTTTCTCAGCAGGCGAAAAGCAACGTTTGGAATTAATGCGTGCTTTGTTAAAAGAAGCAGATGCTTATATTTTTGACGAGCCAACATCGCATTTGGATTCTTTGAATGAAGCTATACTCCTTGATTTAATCCGGAAACATTGTAACGGTTTTGTTTTTCTCATCTCACATCGAGCATCAACCTTAGCTTGTGCTGATCAAGTGTTTGAGTTAGAAAATGGTATATTAAAAGAGGTAACCCCATATGAAACACTTAAAGATTAA
- a CDS encoding MptD family putative ECF transporter S component, translated as MKHLKIKDLMTTGAFAALYFICVGLGTAIGILFDKSGNMLYAPAFAALLAGTVYFLLIAKLQTFGPISLLGVMMGIFFFLTGHFIAALFPALIFAFVADLVAAIGHYKSRLLNLLSYLIFAFVNSGPILMMWFLKDAYVKSLLARGKDMDYVNRVMYDFTFEHASWFIATVIVGALIGGLFGQYLLRKHFSKSGILA; from the coding sequence ATGAAACACTTAAAGATTAAAGATTTAATGACAACAGGTGCTTTTGCAGCTCTGTATTTTATTTGTGTTGGTTTAGGAACGGCGATTGGTATTTTATTTGATAAATCAGGTAATATGCTTTATGCACCAGCCTTTGCGGCTTTACTAGCTGGCACAGTTTATTTTCTTCTGATTGCCAAATTACAAACTTTTGGACCGATTAGTTTGTTGGGGGTGATGATGGGGATTTTCTTCTTTTTAACAGGTCATTTTATAGCAGCTCTGTTTCCAGCTCTTATTTTTGCTTTTGTAGCTGATTTAGTTGCGGCTATTGGCCATTACAAATCACGCTTATTGAATCTTTTGTCTTATCTTATTTTTGCCTTTGTTAATAGTGGACCCATTTTAATGATGTGGTTTTTGAAAGATGCTTACGTAAAAAGCCTATTGGCAAGAGGAAAAGACATGGATTATGTTAATCGTGTTATGTATGACTTTACGTTTGAACATGCCAGTTGGTTTATCGCTACTGTTATTGTAGGTGCATTGATTGGTGGTTTATTTGGTCAATACCTATTAAGAAAACATTTTTCTAAGTCGGGAATACTTGCATGA
- a CDS encoding ATP-binding cassette domain-containing protein has translation MIVAKNLQFTYAQNQQLSCQLSDCHIAKGQFIVLCGKSGSGKSTFLKMLNGLIPDYYAGTLTGSLRVADYHVGRESVEVFSNQVSSVFQNPKSQFFYREVKHELVFPCENQGIQASVILDRLHHLATDFQFETLLDSDMYLLSGGQKQRVAIATALMQGTPIMVFDEPTAHLDNKGIAMVKSYLKQLKDAGKTIIIAEHRLHYLVDLADQFFYFNQGNLDRVYSPEEIRSLPQEEREAYGLRSLDISPLFEELEAMVAPKEHVKTGLYLKHLTIKASDKKLLYLPEMHFDKGSITGILGSNGIGKSQLATYLTGLLEDKASEIRFEGKLLSAKERLEKTSLVMQDVSLQLFAESVSKEITLGQRKAVDADQVLDALALKDLMTRHPASLSGGEQQRVMIAASLLSEKDIFIFDEPSSGLDFVQMKALAALLKKLRAQGKVVILISHDEELLANTCDHLYQLEDYKFC, from the coding sequence ATCATTGTAGCTAAGAACTTGCAATTTACCTATGCCCAAAATCAGCAACTGTCTTGCCAATTATCGGACTGTCATATTGCAAAAGGGCAATTTATCGTCTTATGTGGCAAATCAGGGTCAGGTAAGTCAACCTTTCTAAAAATGCTTAATGGTTTGATTCCTGACTATTATGCTGGGACATTGACAGGCAGTTTAAGGGTCGCTGATTATCATGTGGGTAGAGAAAGCGTTGAAGTTTTCTCGAATCAGGTTTCCTCAGTTTTTCAAAACCCTAAAAGTCAATTTTTCTACCGTGAAGTCAAGCATGAATTGGTTTTTCCTTGTGAAAATCAAGGGATTCAAGCCTCGGTGATATTAGACAGGCTTCATCATCTAGCTACTGATTTTCAGTTTGAAACTCTCTTAGATTCAGACATGTATTTGTTATCGGGCGGTCAAAAACAAAGAGTGGCAATTGCTACTGCCTTAATGCAAGGGACACCAATCATGGTTTTTGATGAACCGACAGCTCATCTTGACAATAAAGGCATTGCTATGGTCAAGTCATACTTGAAGCAACTAAAGGACGCGGGAAAAACCATTATTATTGCAGAGCATCGTCTTCATTATCTGGTGGATTTGGCAGATCAATTCTTTTATTTTAATCAAGGGAATCTTGACAGGGTTTACAGTCCTGAAGAAATCAGGTCCTTACCACAAGAAGAAAGAGAAGCTTATGGTCTTCGGAGTCTTGACATTAGCCCTTTATTTGAGGAATTAGAGGCTATGGTTGCTCCCAAAGAGCATGTGAAAACAGGTCTTTATCTAAAGCATTTAACCATTAAGGCTTCGGATAAAAAATTACTTTACCTGCCTGAAATGCATTTTGACAAAGGGAGTATCACTGGTATTTTGGGAAGCAATGGGATTGGAAAATCACAACTTGCAACTTATCTAACAGGTCTCTTAGAAGACAAAGCATCTGAAATCAGGTTTGAAGGCAAGCTGTTATCAGCAAAAGAACGCCTAGAAAAGACAAGTCTGGTGATGCAGGATGTTAGCTTACAGTTATTTGCGGAGTCTGTTTCTAAGGAGATTACTTTAGGGCAAAGAAAGGCTGTAGATGCAGATCAAGTGCTTGATGCTTTAGCATTGAAGGACTTGATGACACGTCACCCTGCTAGTCTTTCGGGTGGAGAACAACAGCGGGTAATGATAGCGGCTAGTCTCTTGTCAGAAAAAGACATTTTTATTTTTGATGAACCAAGTAGTGGTTTGGATTTTGTACAGATGAAAGCTCTGGCCGCTTTATTAAAGAAACTGCGAGCACAAGGAAAAGTTGTTATCCTTATTTCACATGACGAAGAATTATTGGCAAACACTTGTGATCACCTCTACCAGTTAGAAGATTATAAGTTTTGTTAA